One window of the Salvelinus sp. IW2-2015 linkage group LG10, ASM291031v2, whole genome shotgun sequence genome contains the following:
- the LOC111969238 gene encoding protein bangles and beads-like has product MGGKLSKRKKGYDVSDPKDKKEEITVAAVSAVEAVAHAVEXKAPAPVAELAAKTAPKVSAAVEGAVESAAVTITEATEEALSAIEAVTKGATAEPAAVPDEPVAAPAEPEPTAEEPVASEEPAAAPEEPAPAAAPEEPAAPEEPVSAPEQPAAVAEEPAAAPEEPVSALEEPAAAEEPAASPEEPVTTPDKTEAPEEPAALDETVAAPKEPAVEEPVPEEPAAAPKEPAPEEPAAAPEEPAPEEPAAAPKEPAQKSMMQHQKEPAPEEPAAAPKEPAPEKHDAAPKEPAPEEPTAASVELSAAPEKDAEATEQATEVADTTEPKPAAPEPETETVTGEAPEPEAVPEAPVVAEAASPAREEEPTSXAEAVSESATEAAAEPEAAAEPGSVLEPAAKELPLPVEESVAELEPEAADAVTEAAEPEAADIAEPIPEIIISESAAPAAAEEANAVPQEAVLDNREVVSAEEATAEPSAPEVNGECQEQAAEPAAVSAPEPQQKECVNGIDKPEDAVEVQIDCELKKDLNLTGDIQIPEAIGEAISQAVDLV; this is encoded by the coding sequence ATGGGAGGCAAgctgagcaagaggaagaaggGGTACGATGTCAGCGACCCAAAGGACAAGAAGGAGGAGATTACTGTGGCTGCTGTGAGTGCCGTTGAGGCCGTGGCCCATGCCGTGGAGARCAAAGCACCAGCTCCGGTCGCTGAGTTGGCAGCGAAGACTGCTCCTAAGGTGTCTGCTGCGGTAGAGGGAGCAGTGGAGTCGGCAGCGGTAACCATCACAGAAGCGACAGAAGAGGCCCTGTCAGCTATAGAGGCAGTGACCAAGGGGGCCACCGCAGAGCCAGCGGCTGTACCAGATGAACCTGTGGCAGCCCCGGCAGAACCAGAGCCAACAGCAGAAGAGCCAGTGGCTTCAGAAGAACCAGCGGCAGCACCAGAGGAGCCAGCACCAGCTGCAGCACCAGAAGAACCTGCAGCCCCAGAAGAGCCAGTGTCAGCACCGGAACAACCTGCAGCAGTAGCAGAGGAACCAGCCGCAGCTCCAGAAGAGCCAGTGTCAGCACTGGAAGAACCTGCAGCAGCTGAGGAACCAGCAGCATCCCCAGAGGAACCTGTAACAACACCAGATAAAACAGAGGCACCGGAAGAACCAGCGGCACTAGACGAAACAGTGGCTGCACCAAAAGAGCCTGCCGTGGAAGAGCCTGTACCAGAAGAGCCTGCGGCAGCACCAAAAGAACCTGCACCAGAAGAGCCTGCGGCAGCACCAGAAGAACCTGCACCAGAAGAGCCTGCGGCAGCACCAAAAGAGCCTGCCCAGAAAAGCATGATGCAGCACCAAAAAGAGCCTGCACCAGAAGAGCCTGCGGCAGCACCAAAAGAGCCTGCACCAGAAAAGCATGATGCAGCACCAAAAGAGCCTGCACCAGAAGAGCCTACGGCAGCCTCTGTGGAACTATCCGCAGCACCAGAAAAGGATGCTGAGGCTACAGAACAAGCCACAGAAGTGGCAGACACTACAGAACCTAAGCCTGCTGCTCCAGAGCCTGAAACAGAGACTGTTACAGGGGAGGCCCCAGAACCTGAGGCTGTGCCCGAGGCACCAGTAGTGGCAGAAGCAGCTTCACCCGCACGGGAGGAGGAGCCTACATCAKTTGCAGAAGCTGTGTCAGAGTCAGCCACAGAGGCAGCCGCAGAGCCAGAGGCAGCCGCAGAACCAGGATCCGTCCTAGAACCAGCCGCTAAAGAGCTCCCCCTACCTGTAGAAGAATCCGTAGCAGAGCTTGAACCTGAAGCTGCTGATGCAGTAACAGAGGCAGCAGAGCCAGAGGCTGCCGACATTGCAGAACCCATCCCGGAGATCATCATTTCAGAATCTGCTGCACCTGCTGCTGCAGAGGAGGCCAACGCTGTGCCACAGGAGGCTGTGCTGGACAACAGGGAAGTTGTTTCCGCAGAGGAGGCTACTGCTGAGCCTTCTGCCCCTGAGGTCAATGGGGAGTGTCAGGAGCAGGCGGCCGAGCCGGCTGCCGTGTCTGCCCCGGAGCCACAGCAAAAGGAATGTGTCAATGGCATTGACAAGCCAGAGGATGCCGTTGAGGTGCAAATTGACTGTGAATTAAAAAAGGACTTGAACCTGACTGGCGACATCCAGATTCCTGAGGCGATCGGTGAGGCAATAAGTCAGGCTGTTGACTTGGTCTGA